CAGCAATATCGTCGAACAAAATTACAAGGCATCACCGATGTTGAAATTACCGACGTTCAACCGAAACATATTGAACTCCTCGAACAATTTGGTGTCAAAGCCAATTTAGTTGTCCCGATTCTTTTAAAAGAGGAATTGTGCGGCTTGCTGATTGTTCATCAATGTTCGGAGCTCCGACAATGGAATCGCTTTGAAATCGATCTGCTCAACCAACTTGCCGATCAAGTAGGTATTGCCCTTGCCCAAGCCCAGCTTCTCGAAGCTGAAAAGCATCAGCGTCAAGAACTCGAAATCGCGCATCGCAAAGCCGAGTTAGCATCCCAAGCAAAAAGCTCTTTTCTTGCTAATATGAGTCACGAAATTCGGACTCCGATGAATGCAGTGTTAGGGATGACAGGCTTACTTTTGGATACTCCACTGACACCCGAGCAGCGAGATTTTCTCCAAATAATTCGCACGAGTGGCGATGCACTCCTCAGCTTGATCAACGAGATTTTGGACTTGTCAAAGCTCGAAGCTGGCGAAATGGAATTAGAAACACTCAATTTCGATTTATCCACGTGTATCGACGAAGTACTAGAACTACTGGCACCGCAAGCCCATGCAAAGAACTTAGAAATTGCCGGACTTATTTATCGCAATGTTCCTACACACCTTCAAGGTGATGCTGGAAGGTTAAGACAGGTTTTAACCAACTTAATTGGCAACGCCATCAAATTTACCAGCAAGGGAGAGGTTGTCGTCCGCGCTGAGTTACAATCAGAAACTTCTACTACGGCGAGAATCCGCTTTACAGTTGCAGACACAGGAATTGGAATTAGCCTGGAAGATCAACGCAAACTTTTTTCCCCATTTACCCAAGTTGATGCTTCTACAACGCGCAAGTATGGTGGTACAGGATTAGGACTTGCGATTTGTAAGCAGCTTGTCAATTTGATGGGCGGAGAAATCGGCGTTGAAAGTCAATTAGGGCTAGGCTCAAAGTTTTGGTTTGAAATTCCTTTTACTAAACAAATCGATCCAGTTCAACCACTACAATGCCTCAAGGATTTGCACAAACTGCGCTTGCTCGTTGTTGACGATAATGCAACCAATCGTAAAGTGATTTACCATCAAGCAACGCGTTGGGGTATGCACGTCGATGAGGCAGAAAATGCTGCGGTTGCCTTAGATATCTTACACTGTGCCTTACAGCAGAATACTCCGTACGATTTTGCCTTAATTGATATGCAAATGCCCGAAATTAATGGGTTAATGCTGGGCGAGCAAATTAAAACTCACCCTCAATTGGCAGATTTAACACTGATTATGCTCACTTCTACAAATCAGCATGATGAAGTACAACGGGCAAAAAAAATTGGATTCGCAGCTTATTTGGTGAAACCTGTAAAGCCTTCGCGTTTACTTAACACAATTATTAATTTAGTTGAAAGTAGATGTCATCTTGGTAGTGTCATAAATTCTGTTTTGCCTTCTCAGGAGAATTCAACAATCGCTATTCGTACCAATCCTCAACCAATTCTTCAGCAATTCCACAGTTTGAGTTACACCGCAGATATTGCTACAAACAGCAAAGAAATGTTAGCACTACTAGAAAAAATTCCCTATAAATTGCTGAATACTATTGTGAATTGCTGGGAAAATCAAAATGAACTAAGGTGTTTCATTAGTGCCAATAATACTATTACCTGTTTACAGTCGCCTACAAGTGCATTACCACATAACTCTAAACCTAAGCTCAAAATTTTACTAGCCGAAGACAATCTAGTTAATCAAAAAGTCGCTCTGAAGCAACTTCAATCTTTAGGATATACGGCTGATGTTGCTGCTAATGGACAGGAAGTTTTGGAATTACTAGAAAAAATTCCTTACGATTTAATTTTGATGGATTGCCAAATGCCTATTCTTGATGGTATCGCAGCAACGTTAGAAATTCGGCGCTGGGAAAAAAGTCGTTTGGCTAGTCAACGTCAACCGATCATTATTGCAATGACAGCTAATGCAATGCAAGAAGATCGACAAAAATGTTTAGATGTAGGAATGAATGATTATCTTAGCAAACCAGTTATTAAAGAAAAATTAGCTACAGTTTTAGAGCGATGGAATTGTCATTTAAAATCAATAGAAACTGAACAAATAGAAACAATTGCTCGTGATGATTCTCTTGAGAGCTTAATTAATTGGCAACAATTGTACCAACTTTCAGAAGGTAGCAAAGAGTTTGAAATTGAATTACTGCAAATGTTCGTCGAAGACACTCAAGCACGTTTAGAAATTTTAAAAGCGGCAATTGCTAACGCTGATTTACAAAAAATCGAGCAACAAGCCCATCATCTTAAAGGCGCTAGTGCTAATGTAGGAATAATACCTGTGCAAAAAGTGGCTGCCACGCTTGAACAAAGAATGCGCGATCGAGATATGACAGGTGCCGACCAGCTAGTCACAGAAATAGAAGAATTTCACAAGCAAATTCAAGATTTTTTAAGGCAACAAACTGTTTGAGTTAGGTGTTTTTTTTCATATACAAGCAGTAGCGATCGCCTGCTATTTGTTTATAGCTGATTTCATCTGCAAGCAAAGACATAATTTTTAAACCGCGTCCTCTTTCACCCTCTATTTCTTCAATATCAGGAAGTTCTTTCAGTTTTTGTTCTAAGTCAAAAGCTATACCAAATGCCCAAATATAAATTTCTATTGCCTCGCTATTTCTAATTGCTTCAAGTATAATTGGAGTTTCTTGTGGAAGTCCTCGATGTGCATGTTCGACAATATTTGTAAAACCTTCTTGCAGCAATGTTTGGCACTGCCACCATATTTTGATATCAGTAACTGGCGGATGATTTAATTGCTCAAACCATGAAATGACCTGCAATGTAGCTGCAAGATCTGTATTAACTTGAAGCTTTATTTTCTTAAACAATTGTCAACCAACCAAAAATTAAATTAATATCAATATATAGAATATAGCAAATTAAAGTAAAAATATTTATTTTAACAAAAAAGATAGTATTTGAATCTATCAATAAAGTTTCAAGCTAAATACCTTTAAAATTACCTAGCCAATTCTTATGTTTAAAATTCTGATTATTGATGACGATCCGACAATGCGGGCAATACTCAAAAGAGCATTACAAAATCAAAGCTACGATGTGACGGTTGCTAGTGATGGTGAGGTGGGAATTGCACAAGCACAACAAATACAGCCAGCATTGATCGTCTGTGACTGGATGATGGAAGACTTAAATGGACTTGATGTCTGTCGTCTAATTAAAGCCAATCCAAAACTAGCAACAACTTTTTTTATTCTGCTTACTGCACGCCAAGAAGTGGAAGATCGAGTTATGGGACTTGATGCAGGAGCCGATGATTTCTTAGCTAAACCAATTGATATTAATGAATTAAAAGCCAGAGTACGAGCAGGATTGCGCTTGTATCAACTCAATCAAGACTTACAAGCTCAAAAACAAGCTTTAGAAACACTCAATCAAGATTTACAACATCAAAAACAACTTTTGGAAACTGAGTTAGCCGAAGCTAGTAGCTACGTGCGATCGCTTCTTCCCACACCCTTGATAGGATCTGTAACAACCGAAAGCTTGTTCATTCCATCTGCACAACTTGGTGGCGATTGCTTCGATTACTATTGGCTAGATAACGACCATTTAGTATTTTATTTACTCGATGTCTCAGGACATGGAGTCGGTTCAGCGTTAGTATCTGTCTCAGTACTTAATATACTGCGATCGCAATCTTTACCTAATACAAACTTCTATCAACCTAGTGCAGTTTTAAAATCACTTAATGATACGTTTCAAATGAGCGATCGCGACGATAAATACTTCACCATTTGGTATGGAGTATACAATCGCGCTCAGCGTCAACTTTACTATGCTAGTGCTGGTCATCCACCTGCTATCTTATTAGCAGGTACTACAAATCTGCAAGTTAAGCACTTAGATTCATCAGGTTTACCCATTGGCTTTTTACCTGATGCTATGTTTGAACAAGACGTTATATCTTTACCAGAAAGTAGTACCATATACATTTTCAGTGATGGCGCTTACGAAATTCCGCAACCTGATGGTAGAATTTGGGGAAAAGAAGCTTTTGTCCAGTTGCTCGTTACTTCACATCAACAGAATACATCTTTAAAACACCTTCTGAGCCAGCTACAGGTACTTAATCATACTCATAATTTTGCTGATGATTTATCTATAATCAAAATTCAATTTAATGTTTGAAATATTACTTCGAAAATACAAATTATTAACTCCTGAATCGATTTTCTAATATCTTTGCTAAAAGCACTCACAAGCAAGATAACTGGTTTGATTTATAAGTTAATTTTCTTAACTTGAACCATTAAAAATTAATTATTTGGTCGCTAAAAATTTTTGATTAAACTCATTTTGATTATCAAAGATTTCAAAAACTCGATCCATTTTAGTTAGCTCAAATAACATTTTTACTTGATCGTTCACTGAACAAATAAATAACTTGCCACCAGCGCTGCGCACTATCTTCATTGCAGAAACTAAAGCTCCCAAACCAGAACTATCAATAAAAGTGACTTCTTGAAGGTCAATTAAGACAATATCAGCACCAGCAGCTACCACATCACTAACTTCACGTCGAAATTGATTGCCTTTCATACCATTTAAAATTCCAGAAGGCTGCACAACTTTAATAGTACTCATTTTGTCTCCTTTATTGAAATTATTTTGTTTTGCTATTTTGGCAATTTATTTAAGTTGGCGACAAGGTATAATTACGGAATATAGGCAGTAAAAGTCTAAATCAACTATGAAGAAAAAAATAATATATAACTAGCAAAAAACCTAATAATTAATCAAAATAGCGAATTAGCAATTGCCCGCGTACTACCGAAAGGTAAGCTACAGAGTTAATCAAATTGCTAAGCATAAAATGATAGAGATCTCAGGAACAGTTAATTGTGATACGATTAACATTCACCTGAATAGGTAAAGTATGCAACCGAATTTTTACTGAGAGATCGCGATCAGTTGATAAGTGTCAACTCTTAATTAAGTGAACTTACGCTATAGAATTTAAACAATTTATGTTTTACATGTCACGCTACCTGCATCAGGTTATCCAAAAATGTCACGTTTGCTAGGACTCAAAAATTCTCAGAAGCCTAATTCTTGGCACGGTAGTTTAAACATGGTATATACCAGTGTCGGCGGTACTACTACGGTGACTCACCAGCAAATGCAAGCACCGTTGAAAGTCCAAAGACCGTTTTATCCAGAAGGCACAGAAGTGTGTCATAGCATCATTTTACACACTGCTGGTGGTGTTGTTGGTGGTGACAAGCTTTCCCTGAATTTGCACCTGCAACCACAAGCTCATACACTGATCACAACCGCCGCAGCAAGTAAGATTTATCGTAGTAATGGATGGGAAGCTAGACAGAATATTCAGGTAACAGTAGATAGTCATGCTTGTTTAGAGTGGTTTCCGCAAGAAACAATTGTATTTAATGGTGCAATCTATCGGCAGGATTTACGCATAGAATTAGCACCTGGTGCTACCTGGGTAGGCTGGGAAATTACCCGCTTTGGTCGCAGTGCAAGAGGAGAAAAGTTTTTACAAGGAAACTGGCGATCGCATACCGAAGTTTGGCAGCAACAACGTCCTTTGTGGATAGACCGCCAGCGGTTGCGCCCAGATGCGGAAGTTATCAATAGCCCCCACGCATTAGCTGGAAAACCGATAATTGGCAGTTTTGTTTGGATTGGACAATCTGTACCACCTGACGTGGTAGAAAAGGTGAGAATGCTATCCACGCTAGACCAAGGCGAAGCAGGCGTTACGCGCTTAACGACAGGTTTATTATGTCGCTATCGCGGTGACTCGACAACTGAGGTGCGCCAATGGTTTACTGAGATTTGGCATTTGCTACGATTATCTTTTCTAGGAAAACCAGGCTATCAATCGCGAGTCTGGCAAATTGAAAGGAACTGACATTTTATGCAACTGACACCACAGGAAAAAGATAAGCTACTTATTTTCACTGCTGCTTTACTCGCCGAACGACGCAAACAACGAGGATTAAAATTAAATTATCCCGAAGCTGTAGCTTATATTTCTGCGGCAATTTTAGAAGGCGCGCGCGACGGACGTACAGTTGCAGAATTGATGAGTTTTGGCACAAATTTATTGACCCGCGAAGATGTTATGGATGGTGTTGCAGAAATGATCCTAGAGGTACAAGTTGAAGCCACTTTTCCTGACGGAACTAAACTGGTCACCGTTCACAATCCCATTCGCTGATAGAAACTGTACGCATTTGTTTTTTTAAACTGAATGACATAAGAAGGATAATTGCATGTGGAAGTTTCCTCTAACTTTGAATTTTTGTATTTCCTAAAATAGGAAATTGATTAATTACAGCAAGTAAATAGTTGTAACAAAGTAAAATACTCTCCTGATATAGTGGAGATAAAGTAGTTTTGGGCAAAAAAGCACTATTAGTTAATTAAGTGCTATGAGTTTGTACTGAAGTAAATACAAGAGTAGAATTCAAGAACGTCAATATTATTAATTACCAAAGCAATGATTCCAGGAGAGTTGTTAGTACAACAAGGTGATATAGAACTCAATGCGGGACGTCCAACTGTACGAATCAAGGTTGCTAATCGTGGCGATCGCCCAATTCAAGTAGGTTCGCACTTTCATTTTTATGAAGTCAATCAAGCATTAGACTTCGATCGCGATCGCGCGCGCGGGATGCGGCTTGATATTCCAGCAGGTACAGCAGTACGCTTTGAACCAGGAGATGAGAAAGAAGTGGTATTAGTTCCTGTTGTTGGTACTCGTCACATCTATGGATTCAATGGCAGAGTCAACGGTGCGTTAGACGACTAAACTGTACATTCAATAATTGAGCGCAATCATATCAATCAGCTTTCCACTTGATTTTTGTATTGATTTTTATCGAGTGGTAGTTTTTTATTAAAGTATCACTCGCGACTATGAGCGGAAACGATCGGCGTGAAGAGTGATTTTTAGTTTAATTTTCAAACCTAACCTTCGTTAGAAGATGAATTATTCGCTTTAGTTTAGGATTGTTAATACAATGTATGAACAACCTTTATATTTATTTACGGTTGTAGAATGCAGCAATATCAATTTGTTCCTTGGTTAGAAATGCTAACTACGTATTATCCATGCCTTTGACGCTTCTCGTTGTTGATGACGATCTCGGAACTCGTTTATCGATCAGCGACTACTTGGAAATGTCTGGCTATTCAGTGCTAACAGCAGCTGATGGTCAAGAAGCGCTGGCGATGGTAGAAACGTACCATCCTCACTTGATGGTGACAGATATTGTCATGCCACGAATGAATGGCTACGAGTTAGTGCGTCACGTGCGTCAGAATCCCAAGTTTCGCTTACTACCAGTTATATTTTTAACAGCAAGAAACAAAACAGAAGAAAGAATTGCAGGCTATCAATCAGGTGCTGATTTATATCTACCCAAACCTTTTGAGTTGAAAGAACTAGGGGCGGCGATTCGGAATTTACTAGAGCGATCGCAAATTATTCAATCAGAGGCGCGTTTATCGTACGAAGAAGGTTTGCGGGCTAATTCGCACACTGTAGGACAAGCAGGGGAAACGCTAGAAGTTCCCATCAAGTTAACTCAACGCGAACAACAAGTCGCCGTTTTACTAACGCACGGTCTTTCTAACGCTGAAATTGGTAGTCGATTGCATCTTAGTCCGCGTACGGTTGAAAAATATGTAAGTAGCCTATTTCGGAAAACCTCTACGAGTAATCGTGCCGAATTAGTTGGTTTTGTGATGAAATATCGCTTATTACAATGATTGCACGTCTTTAACTTCTTGAAGTAAGCCAGTGCAAGCATCGAGGAGAATATCGATCGCGTAATTAAAGCCTTGTGCGCCTCCATAATACGGGTCTGGAACTTCTTTGACGTTATGCTGCGAGCAATAGTCACAAATTAACCGTACCTTCTCGCGATACTGACCAGTGCGGTCGAGCGCGAGGATATCTTGGTAATTTTCGCGATCCATTGCCAAAATCAAATCAAACTTTTCTAAGTCAGACTTTTGTAACTGCCGCGCACTACCTTGGAGTTTGATTCCCAGCTTACTCGCTGCGGCGATCGCCATGCGTCGATCCGGTGGACTACCGATGTGATAACCACCTGTACCTGCTGAGTCACAGATAATACTTCCGTTGAGGTTTTCCTTGTCAAGTAAATGATTCATGATATTCTCCGCCGCCGGAGAACGACAGATATTTCCAAGACAAACAAATAGCAGTTTGTAAGGCATTTTGAGGAGTCAGAGGTCGAGGGTTAGAGGAAGCGGAGGATACTGGTTAGAGTGATGAGTTATACCGTTTCGCTTTAAAGTTTCTACAAATAGACCGCAGAAGAAGCAGAGGAAGCAGAGGGGCAGAGGGGCAGAGGGGCAGAGGAGAAATTAATTGTAGTTCTTATTTAGAGAAATGGAGTTACTCGTTAAGTAGTGATGAGTTTAAGAGAGTTAAGAGTTAAGACACTTCTTTTAATAAAGGTCTTTGGCACCTTTTTTGCTTTCCAAAACTCAAAACTTAAAATTTAAAACTCTTTCACTAGCCACTAGCTACTCTTTCACTCATCCCTTGCTCCTCGCCCTTAGTTTACATTCCCATTCCTGGCAATTCTAAGCCACTTGTCAATTCTTCCATGCGTTCGCGCATTGTTGCGGTAGATTTGTTGTATGCGTCCTTCATGGCAATAGTTACCAGATCCGAAAGCACTTCTGCACCTTCATTAAGTGCTTCTGGTGCAATTTCAACACTCTGAGGCTCTTGATTACCGCTAAGGACGACCTTAACTAGCCCACCGCCAGCTTCTCCAGCGATCTGCATTTGCTCAAGTTCTTCTTGAAGCCTTTTAGCACCTTCTTGTACTTGTTGTGCCTTTTTGAAAGCATCGGCTAGTTCTTTCATTTTTCCTATGCCGAAGCCAAAACCTTTTCCTTGTGTCATATAAAACCGCGTTGCAAATTGGATACAAAGTTCCATTAAATTATAGATGCCCTGATATCGAGTTGAGAGGATCTAGTAAGGGGTCAGAGATCGAAGGTCAAAGGTCAGGGATTACACAAGCGTCAGGAAAGTGATTCTTGCTTTTACTCAAATTCACCCAAAATTTTTACTTCTGGCTCTAACAAAATTGACCAATGCTGCTGTACTTGGTCTTGAACGTAGTTAATTAGCTGCAAAATGTCGCTAGCTTTAGCTCCGCCACAGTTAAGAATAAAGTTAGCGTGGCGTTCAGCGATTTGCGCACCACCAATTTTGTAGCCTTTGAG
This sequence is a window from Chroococcidiopsis sp. TS-821. Protein-coding genes within it:
- a CDS encoding urease subunit beta; the protein is MIPGELLVQQGDIELNAGRPTVRIKVANRGDRPIQVGSHFHFYEVNQALDFDRDRARGMRLDIPAGTAVRFEPGDEKEVVLVPVVGTRHIYGFNGRVNGALDD
- a CDS encoding YbaB/EbfC family nucleoid-associated protein — encoded protein: MTQGKGFGFGIGKMKELADAFKKAQQVQEGAKRLQEELEQMQIAGEAGGGLVKVVLSGNQEPQSVEIAPEALNEGAEVLSDLVTIAMKDAYNKSTATMRERMEELTSGLELPGMGM
- a CDS encoding urease accessory protein UreD; its protein translation is MSRLLGLKNSQKPNSWHGSLNMVYTSVGGTTTVTHQQMQAPLKVQRPFYPEGTEVCHSIILHTAGGVVGGDKLSLNLHLQPQAHTLITTAAASKIYRSNGWEARQNIQVTVDSHACLEWFPQETIVFNGAIYRQDLRIELAPGATWVGWEITRFGRSARGEKFLQGNWRSHTEVWQQQRPLWIDRQRLRPDAEVINSPHALAGKPIIGSFVWIGQSVPPDVVEKVRMLSTLDQGEAGVTRLTTGLLCRYRGDSTTEVRQWFTEIWHLLRLSFLGKPGYQSRVWQIERN
- a CDS encoding STAS domain-containing protein — translated: MSTIKVVQPSGILNGMKGNQFRREVSDVVAAGADIVLIDLQEVTFIDSSGLGALVSAMKIVRSAGGKLFICSVNDQVKMLFELTKMDRVFEIFDNQNEFNQKFLATK
- the ureA gene encoding urease subunit gamma, which encodes MQLTPQEKDKLLIFTAALLAERRKQRGLKLNYPEAVAYISAAILEGARDGRTVAELMSFGTNLLTREDVMDGVAEMILEVQVEATFPDGTKLVTVHNPIR
- a CDS encoding response regulator transcription factor, producing MPLTLLVVDDDLGTRLSISDYLEMSGYSVLTAADGQEALAMVETYHPHLMVTDIVMPRMNGYELVRHVRQNPKFRLLPVIFLTARNKTEERIAGYQSGADLYLPKPFELKELGAAIRNLLERSQIIQSEARLSYEEGLRANSHTVGQAGETLEVPIKLTQREQQVAVLLTHGLSNAEIGSRLHLSPRTVEKYVSSLFRKTSTSNRAELVGFVMKYRLLQ
- a CDS encoding PP2C family protein-serine/threonine phosphatase — its product is MFKILIIDDDPTMRAILKRALQNQSYDVTVASDGEVGIAQAQQIQPALIVCDWMMEDLNGLDVCRLIKANPKLATTFFILLTARQEVEDRVMGLDAGADDFLAKPIDINELKARVRAGLRLYQLNQDLQAQKQALETLNQDLQHQKQLLETELAEASSYVRSLLPTPLIGSVTTESLFIPSAQLGGDCFDYYWLDNDHLVFYLLDVSGHGVGSALVSVSVLNILRSQSLPNTNFYQPSAVLKSLNDTFQMSDRDDKYFTIWYGVYNRAQRQLYYASAGHPPAILLAGTTNLQVKHLDSSGLPIGFLPDAMFEQDVISLPESSTIYIFSDGAYEIPQPDGRIWGKEAFVQLLVTSHQQNTSLKHLLSQLQVLNHTHNFADDLSIIKIQFNV
- a CDS encoding low molecular weight protein-tyrosine-phosphatase; this encodes MPYKLLFVCLGNICRSPAAENIMNHLLDKENLNGSIICDSAGTGGYHIGSPPDRRMAIAAASKLGIKLQGSARQLQKSDLEKFDLILAMDRENYQDILALDRTGQYREKVRLICDYCSQHNVKEVPDPYYGGAQGFNYAIDILLDACTGLLQEVKDVQSL
- a CDS encoding anti-sigma regulatory factor, translated to MFKKIKLQVNTDLAATLQVISWFEQLNHPPVTDIKIWWQCQTLLQEGFTNIVEHAHRGLPQETPIILEAIRNSEAIEIYIWAFGIAFDLEQKLKELPDIEEIEGERGRGLKIMSLLADEISYKQIAGDRYCLYMKKNT